One Acropora palmata chromosome 2, jaAcrPala1.3, whole genome shotgun sequence genomic window carries:
- the LOC141873402 gene encoding uncharacterized protein LOC141873402, protein MYVLCFFLAGRVTENFSSLGLGGITETMFSRTEEVARCIQLMQQSCIDNNLAFEVTIPPFMNHSFEEICWQAHDSRRAVVVVLLNPSSHHNQSRSAMLRVLQRLQEACQESDWFFPWVAETSSIGGERVGTLYGHGDYDQIIILAPSSQQTPVFVDRVGGT, encoded by the exons ATGTatgttctttgtttctttttagcaGGAAGAGTTACAGAAAACTTTTCATCACTTGGTTTGGGAG GTATTACAGAGACCATGTTCTCTAGAACAGAGGAGGTGGCCAGATGCATTCAGTTAATGCAACAGTCATGCATTGACAACAACTTGGCATTTGAGGTCACAATACCCCCATTCATGAATCACTCATTTGAGGAG atatgTTGGCAGGCACATGACAGCAGGAGGGCTGTTGTGGTTGTCCTGTTAAATcccagtagtcaccacaatCAGTCAAGGTCTGCCATGTTAAG GGTTCTTCAAAGATTACAAGAAGCATGCCAGGAAAGTGACTGGTTCTTTCCATGGGTCGCAGAGACCTCTTCAATAGGTGGTGAAAGAG TTGGTACACTGTATGGACATGGAGATTATGACCAAATAATCATCTTGGCTCCATCAAGTCAGCAGACCCCAGTATTTGTGGATCGTGTAGGAGGTACATAA